In Zygosaccharomyces rouxii strain CBS732 chromosome D complete sequence, one DNA window encodes the following:
- a CDS encoding uncharacterized protein (some similarities with uniprot|P17121 Saccharomyces cerevisiae YDR389W SAC7 GTPase activating protein (GAP) for Rho1p involved in signaling to the actin cytoskeleton null mutations suppress tor2 mutations and temperature sensitive mutations in actin potential Cdc28p substrate and some similarities with uniprot|Q12128 Saccharomyces cerevisiae YOR134W BAG7 Rho GTPase activating protein (RhoGAP), stimulates the intrinsic GTPase activity of Rho1p, which plays a role in actin cytoskeleton organization and control of cell wall synthesis; structurally and functionally related to Sac7p): MHTGTANRAVSPPPPPLLSTPVASTPSRRGSFKMDEENRRLNINSNTLPIRPSLSNKAHSYTSVPKGSDSNQNRDFKNHRDSFLANRNHFTGKVFGVSLSESLGIASAEVIVQSELVSFGRIPIVVAKCGAYLKAHGLETSGIFRIAGNGKRIKELQYIFSSPPDYGSKFTNWDGFTVHDIASLLRRFLNNLEEPLIPLELYEDFRAPLKDRPRILRYMANRAAVRSTSQLHQSQSNTQSQHQTQVPHPGPKPLARNNHENSGNEEDRENDGDGEQDEEANSAEAEERKKKKLRHKRRLIRDVRSAIKDYERLFSDISNDAKQLTIYLLDLLSLFSRQSQFNLMTARNLATIFQPSILSHPRHDMDPKEYELSRIVTEFLIEYSYDLLPHLLKMAKKEQKEKQRQNISLMIPKPQKLVVTDEENNSVTQQITPVTADSQSNKYINTPNSDTNNDPDFNPNDTNINNADNDNYINNTNSNENDDVMGSAGGSFRVRPDSPGFSFNPTNPIPSRATSPISPHPRNSIQIPKRPRPHSRSIGSAPVPPDVIASNGRRSRLFPLWPRPGILSDSGDLTTTEDEGDECWGVDDENRDGFHSPISINSSSRPNLLSIPKFNRSFSGNSTTSSFNKRPMSLVFQDSRNNNSIDELEEATYSPQSPTSQNFRNFSGSSGGNAGSGGGSGNENQFFLQQAKNASRESIDDGSDERNSNSRSKRVSWFQKFKSRSRSGTIS, encoded by the coding sequence ATGCATACAGGAACTGCAAATCGTGCAGTGTCacctccaccaccacctttaCTATCAACGCCAGTAGCGAGTACTCCAAGCAGAAGAGGTTCGTTTAAAATGGACGAAGAAAATAGGAGACTAAATATTAATTCCAATACCCTGCCGATTAGACCAAGTTTATCCAATAAAGCACATTCATATACTTCAGTTCCCAAAGGCTCGGACTCAAATCAGAATAGGGATTTTAAAAATCATCGAGATTCATTTCTGGCCAATAGAAATCATTTCACTGGGAAAGTGTTTGGGGTATCGTTATCAGAGTCTTTGGGCATCGCGAGTGCAGAGGTCATAGTTCAGAGTGAACTCGTATCATTTGGTAGAATTCCTATTGTCGTTGCTAAATGTGGTGCTTATCTAAAGGCCCATGGGTTAGAAACGTCAGGAATTTTCCGTATTGCAGGTAATGGTAAAAGGATTAAGGAGTTACAGTATATTTTTTCCAGTCCGCCAGATTATGGTTCTAAGTTTACCAATTGGGATGGATTTACTGTCCATGATATTGCATCATTATTAAGAAGATTTCTGAACAATTTAGAAGAACCTTTGATTCCATTAGAACTTTACGAAGATTTTAGGGCTCCACTAAAGGATAGACCTCGCATCTTAAGATACATGGCTAATAGGGCTGCAGTCAGAAGTACATCACAATTGCACCAATCGCAGTCAAATACGCAGTCCCAACACCAGACACAGGTTCCACATCCCGGTCCAAAACCGTTGGCTCGAAATAACCATGAAAATAGTGGTAATGAGGAAGATAGAGAAaatgatggtgatggtgaacaagatgaagaagcaAATTCTGCAGAGGCTGAGGAAcgaaaaaagaagaaattacgTCATAAAAGGCGTTTAATTAGAGATGTCAGGTCTGCAATTAAAGATTACGAGCGACTCTTTTCTGATATCTCCAACGATGCCAAACAGCTAACAATCTATCTTTTGGATCTTTTGAGTCTTTTCTCAAGACAATCACAATTTAATTTAATGACTGCTAGGAATTTAGCTACGATTTTCCAACCGTCGATTTTATCTCATCCACGGCACGATATGGATCCAAAGGAATATGAACTATCAAGAATTGTGACAGAATTTCTAATCGAATATTCTTACGACTTACTGCCGCATTTATTAAAGATGGctaaaaaagaacaaaaggaGAAGCAAAGACAAAATATTAGTTTAATGATACCCAAGCCTCAAAAACTCGTGGTTACCGATGAAGAAAACAATAGTGTTACACAGCAAATTACTCCAGTGACGGCAGACAGTCAAAGTAATAAATACATTAATACTCCTAATAGTGATACTAATAATGATCCTGATTTTAATCCTAATGATACTAATATTAATAATGCTGATAACGATAATTATATTAACAATActaatagtaatgaaaatgatgatgtgATGGGAAGTGCGGGTGGTAGCTTCAGAGTGCGTCCAGATTCTCCAGGATTTTCATTCAACCCTACAAACCCAATTCCGTCCAGAGCAACGTCACCAATTAGTCCACACCCAAGgaattcaattcaaataCCGAAAAGGCCAAGACCTCACTctagatcaattggatctGCTCCTGTTCCACCAGATGTTATCGCTAGTAATGGAAGAAGGTCGCGGTTGTTCCCATTATGGCCAAGACCAGGTATTCTCAGTGACAGCGGTGATTTGACAACtacagaagatgaaggCGATGAATGCTGGGGTGTTGACGATGAGAATAGGGACGGATTTCATTCTCCAATTAGTATTAATTCCAGCTCAAGACCAAACCTTCTATCAATACCGAAATTTAACCGAAGCTTTAGTGGGAATAGTACAACTTCTTCGTTTAACAAGAGGCCTATGTCCTTGGTTTTCCAAGATAGTAGAAATAACAATTCAATCgacgaattggaagaagctACGTACTCACCGCAATCTCCTACAAGCCAAAATTTTAGGAATTTTTCAGGCAGTAGTGGCGGTAATGCCggtagtggtggtggaagCGGCAATGAGAACCAGTTCTTTTTACAACAGGCAAAAAACGCTTCCAGAGAAAGTATTGACGATGGTAGCGACGAGCGAAATTCAAATTCGCGTAGCAAAAGAGTATCATGGTTTCAGAAATTTAAAAGTCGTTCTAGGTCAGGTACTATCTCATGA
- the RVS167 gene encoding amphiphysin (similar to DEHA0G12903g and some similarites with YDR388W uniprot|P39743 Saccharomyces cerevisiae YDR388W RVS167 BAR adaptor protein subunit of a complex (Rvs161p-Rvs167p) that regulates actin endocytosis and viability following starvation or osmotic stress), with product MSFKGFTKAVARAPQSFRQKMNMGEQVEDPVYEDAERRFKELELEVKKLSEESKRYSQAVNGMLNHQIGFAQAMEEIFKPISGQMSDPNAAVPEDNPQGIEASEQYRALVAELQETLKPDLALIEDKIIKPCLELLKTIGYIRKMATKRNHKKIDLDRRNNTYKKYETKSNPSPKDEEKLFKAQAELEVAKHEYDYYNDMLKDQLPQLFSLEAQFVQPLFVSFYYMQLNIFYTLYTKTGEMKIPYFDMSTDIVEAYHFKKGNVDEQCDSLTITKFKLGYSKAKLEMTKKRYGSGAQSPTESSSGLSSPKSPEAQLAYAGAPGAAAGGYTSPTSYGSHPGFTSPQNSYAHPSYGAPEGAPPAYSTAASPYTTATASPVASTFHPPAPAAAAAAGAAAAPSVETVTALYDYQAQAPGDLSFPANAVIEIVQRTQDTNEWWTGRYHGQVGVFPGNYVQLNKM from the coding sequence ATGAGTTTCAAAGGGTTTACAAAGGCAGTGGCGAGGGCGCCACAGAGTTTTCGccagaagatgaatatGGGTGAGCAGGTAGAAGATCCGGTCTACGAAGATGCTGAACGTCGTTTTAAAGAGCTAGAACTTGAGGTCAAGAAGTTAAGTGAGGAGTCTAAACGTTACTCCCAGGCTGTAAATGGTATGCTAAATCACCAGATTGGATTTGCCCAAGCTATGGAGGAGATCTTCAAGCCGATTAGTGGACAGATGAGTGACCCTAATGCAGCCGTCCCTGAGGACAATCCACAAGGTATCGAAGCCAGCGAACAGTACAGAGCCCTTGTCGCTGAGTTACAAGAGACTCTGAAACCTGATCTAGCCCTCATTGAAGATAAGATTATCAAACCATGTCTCGAACTGTTAAAAACTATTGGATACATCCGTAAGATGGCAACCAAGCGTAATCACAAGAAGATAGATCTGGACAGGCGTAACAACACTTATAAAAAGTACGAGACTAAATCCAATCCATCACCCAAGGATGAGGAGAAATTGTTCAAGGCACAAGCTGAGTTGGAAGTTGCTAAGCACGAGTACGATTACTACAATGACATGTTAAAGGACCAATTACCACAACTGTTCAGTTTGGAAGCCCAATTTGTCCAGCCGCTTTTCGTCTCATTCTATTACATGCAGTTGAACATCTTCTACACCTTGTACACCAAGACGGGTGAGATGAAGATTCCATATTTTGACATGAGTACGGATATTGTGGAAGCATACCACTTCAAAAAGGGTAATGTGGACGAACAGTGTGATTCATTGACAATTACGAAGTTCAAACTGGGGTACTCAAAGGCCAAATTGGAAAtgacaaagaaaagataCGGTAGCGGTGCACAGTCACCAACGgaatcatcatcaggaTTGAGCTCGCCCAAAAGTCCAGAAGCGCAACTAGCCTATGCAGGTGCGCCTGGCGCTGCAGCTGGTGGTTACACTTCCCCAACAAGTTATGGTAGTCACCCTGGATTCACGTCACCACAGAACAGTTATGCACATCCATCCTACGGAGCGCCAGAAGGTGCACCACCAGCTTACTCGACCGCTGCCTCCCCCTACACAACTGCGACTGCCTCTCCAGTTGCAAGTACTTTCCATCCACCTGCgccagcagcagcagcagcagcaggAGCTGCTGCCGCTCCCAGTGTGGAAACCGTAACGGCTCTCTACGATTACCAGGCACAGGCTCCAGGTGACCTAAGTTTCCCTGCAAACGCGGTCATTGAAATCGTTCAACGCACACAAGATACCAACGAATGGTGGACAGGCCGTTACCATGGCCAGGTCGGTGTGTTTCCTGGTAATTACGTTCAACTAAACAAGATGTGA